The DNA sequence tttgggcaacacaagggggagtgttgaaggaaaacctaatttgtgtttggcccaaactctaggttacttgacctagtggtaataggatttaattggaaggatctagaatcctaatcaatgtagaattactttccttgtatgattgagattctatgcattgtaatcctctatatatataaagaggcccctattatcaatgagaatacacagcaaattcctctcaaattcagtttctctacaacaaatacATTATTTAACCatttaaaattaattaaattttttctgataaaaaatttcaatgtgTAAAATTAATCATTTACTCATTCAATGGGATGAAATTTTAAACTAGAAATTGTGTCGTAGAGTGCAGTGTGTTTGAAAGTCGCATCAAACAAATAAATTCAATGATAAGAGTGTTTAAGTTCCACCCGACTAGATTAGGAGACGAATTTCTGAGGAGCCCTTACCCGACAACAGTTTGGACTCCTTGACTCCGGGATGGCGAAAACAGTTTGTATGCGACTTATAGAACCAATTCTTAATTCTAGCGGCAGTGCGGTACAGCTGAAAACCAAGACCTTTGTTCTTACACCAGTCCAATCATCACCAACATTTTCATCCACCATTACACAAGATTCAACATTCTCAGTTTCTCACTGTAACACCCAAAGTGGGGAATTCTACAAGGTGCCAAATTCGTTGACTACTAAAACAACCACATCATGGCCATTGTTGGCAACGTCCAGCCAGCTCCTCACTCACAGATTCCCTTCGTCTCGTCTTCTTTTGAATCAAAAGACAAAGAATCCCCCAGCACGGCGACGAAATAGTCGGACTCAGGCCCCTctttaataatattaatttaattcccTCCCACTTTATTCCTATCCACCAAcgtcaactctctctctctctctctctctctctctctctctctcgaacccATGGACCGCCAGGACTCCGTCACGGCCCGCTTCACTCTCGGCAGGCAGTCCTCGCTCGCCCCCGACCCGGACGACGGCTCGGTGGTCGAGCCGGCCGACGGGGCCCTTGACCCGAGGGTCCGACTCATGTACTTGGCCAACGAGGGCGACTTGGAAGGCATTCAGGAGCTCCTGGACTCCGGAACCAATGTCAATTTCACTGACATAGATGGACGCACCGCTCTCCACGTCGCCGCCTGTCAGGGCCGGACCGACGTCGTTCAGTTGCTCCTCCAAAGAGGCGCCGGCGTCAACCTCCAGGACCGCTGGGGCAGTACGGTAATTCAgtacttcaatttcaatttcaatttcagggCTCGCTTATTTTGGTTGGTTGCTCCTCGTGTTGTGATTGATGACGGTTTGGTGGATTCAACAGCCTCTTGCGGATGCGGTGTACTACAAGAATGAGGATGTGATCAAGCTTTTAGAGCAGCACGGAGCTAAACTTCCGGTAAATTTCTCGACTGATGTGTACTTGTTTTTCGGGTTTCGGTTGTGAAATGAGTTTGTTGTTTGCATTTTAGATGGCTCCTATGCATGTGGAGAATGCACGTGAAGTCCCCGAGTATGAGATTGATCCCAAGGAGCTTGATTTTTCAGACAGCGTTGACATAACCAAGGTAATGTTTTTAGTTTGGTGCAAGACGACTTGAAACTCGTAGAAATACGGATTAGTGTGGGGAAGGAGATGAGAAATTGACTATTTAAACTTAATGCATGTATGTGGTTTCGGTCATGTGGGGCGTCTGCTTAAGAAAAAGACTCGGTTGAGTACGGATTAGAATTGGTTAAGGTATCAAGTCTGACCGTTTTCTGGGGGTGCTGATGTTGGTTGCATACTGCTGTTCATTGTGCTTTTGTCTTTTGAAATGTATTTGCTAGGGAACCTACTGCATTGCATCTTGGCGTGGAATTCAAGTTGCAGTTAAGACGCTTGAGGAGAAAGTATTTGCTGATGAAGATAAAGTGTAGGTTTACCTTCCTTTTTGCATAGCTTTTGTTTCTGTTATTTAGGTAGGCCTtgcaaagtttgaatctttattTTGACTGGAGTTTTACTGGCTCAATGGAAACTCAGAAATGCATTCAGGGATGAGCTTGCTTTACTTCAGAAGATACGACATCCCAATGTTGTCCAATTTTTGGGTGCTGTAACACAAAGCAGTCCAATGATGATTGTCACGGAATATCTACCCAAGGTGTGGTGCAAAACATCAGGAGTTTTAGCTTTATCTCTTCCCTGAAACCATATCTAAGTAATTTGATTTTTGGCTTTGTTATGTTGTACCTGTTTGCATAAGGAAGCTTTTATTTGGTAAAACAAAGGACGTGTTCGAATTTTGAGGGATTTTAGATTGTAATACCATTGCTAGTTTGCTTCATGATAAGGCCTTCATTACTATGCACAAAAATGAAGTGGTTTGGTGGGCCAATGGATGTCTAAATTCTTGGATTGTGTTGAAATAAAAGGCATATTCAGGCATTAACACTGTAGATTATAGGACGCACTAATTGAGATGTATGCATGCATGTATCGCGACATCGCGTGTTTGCTTGGCATCATAAACAGTTTATAAATACAAGCTTTTAAGCTCTTATTTTATTACTGCAGGGAGATTTTCGTTTATATCTTAAAAGAAAAGGTGCCTTAAAGCCAACAGCAGCAGTGAAGTTTGCACTTGACATTGCCAGGTCAGTCACGTGGCTTGTGTACTGAAATTGTTTGCAACTTTCTTTGTGGCAACGTAAACCAGAAATGCCTGATGTTCACAACTTGACATTGGAATCTGATGTTTAATTCTATGTGCTACCTTGGAGGTCATTTATCTCTAGGGGGTAATTTctgttgtattttctttttggttgaaTTAGGCGCAATCCTTAATTCTTTACAAAAGATATAACCAATTCCATTGTATCTACTGGGTGGTCATGCTAGATCTTTGTGTTGATAAATACTGTCCTTCTTGTGTTTCTCCAACAGTATGGTTTAATTAAGTTCTTTTTTTTCACAATTGATAGTGGTGGGAAGTACATGATTTTACATGCTATAGCTGAATAGTTATTCCACGTGTTCTGTTAGCTTAATGAGCACTTTACTGGTATATCTTG is a window from the Rosa chinensis cultivar Old Blush chromosome 2, RchiOBHm-V2, whole genome shotgun sequence genome containing:
- the LOC112188501 gene encoding integrin-linked protein kinase 1, whose protein sequence is MDRQDSVTARFTLGRQSSLAPDPDDGSVVEPADGALDPRVRLMYLANEGDLEGIQELLDSGTNVNFTDIDGRTALHVAACQGRTDVVQLLLQRGAGVNLQDRWGSTPLADAVYYKNEDVIKLLEQHGAKLPMAPMHVENAREVPEYEIDPKELDFSDSVDITKGTYCIASWRGIQVAVKTLEEKVFADEDKVNAFRDELALLQKIRHPNVVQFLGAVTQSSPMMIVTEYLPKGDFRLYLKRKGALKPTAAVKFALDIARGMNYLHEHKPEAIIHRDLEPSNILRDDSGHLKVADFGVSKLLMVAKTVKEDRPVTTEGTSWRYVAPEVYRNEEYDTKVDVFSFALILQEMIEGCLPFSTKPEKEVPKAYAANERPPFRAPPKLYAHGLKELIEECWSQDPFRRPTFKQIIKSLDNINDQYARKRHWKVMPLMCLQNLENMVKKGRSSPSSHSSCSTMR